The genomic interval TTGGCACGACGATGATCGTGGGCACCTCGTAGCGCGCCTCCGCGAGGTCGCGCCGCGAGGGCCGCGCCGGTCCCCGCGGGTGCGAATGATAGAGAGCGACGAGCGCGTCGCCGACCTCGTCGGCTTCGCGCAGGGCTGCCAGGAGCGCGCGCGGCTCGCCCATAAAGCGCCTGCGGGCGTCGGCGGCGACGTTGGGAAGCCTCACCAGGCGCCGCGCCCGGTTGGCGAGGCCGAAGAGCAGGCCGACGGACTCGCGGGGCACCTCGCATCTGGCCTGCTCCAGCATCGCCCGCAGCAGGGAAGCGGGCAGGGAGAGGGCCGCTTCAGGCCCGCTCACGCCCCTGCTCATCGCAGGGTCCCTAGGATGAGCG from Deinococcota bacterium carries:
- a CDS encoding M67 family metallopeptidase; translated protein: MSGPEAALSLPASLLRAMLEQARCEVPRESVGLLFGLANRARRLVRLPNVAADARRRFMGEPRALLAALREADEVGDALVALYHSHPRGPARPSRRDLAEARYEVPTIIVVPRPAVVRAFELRGEGWLERDLVVLGPVCSSVCSPMLSTEVSDKAPARLTAMERSSRGGGAKLKRA